In the genome of Natronorubrum daqingense, the window GTTCGTCGTCGTCGCCGACCCCTCGAAACTCGCGCCGACGCTCGAGCGATCCGTGCCGGTTGAAGTCATTCCTGACGCCTACAGCGTCGTCTCCGAGCGCGTTCGGGAGTTAGGTGGCGACCCGACGCTTCGAGCGGCGGAGTGCAAGGACGGCCCGGTCGTCACCGACAACGGCAACCTCCTGTTGGACTGTGCGTTCGGATCGATCGACGACCCCGAGGGGGTGGCGTCGACGCTCGCTCGAGTCCCAGGCGTCCTCGAGCACGGCCTGTTCGTCGACCTGGCCGATATCACGTACGTCGGGACTGACGACGGCGTCGAGACGCGCGAGTACTGACGTTCAGACACTCACTCGGAGGCTGAAACGAGAGACTCGTCCTCGTCGGTGGTTGCACGTCTCGAGAACAGTGCGACGGCCACGTAGCTCGCGCCGAGTACGCGTGCGGTAGGAAGCACCCACGGTTTCACCTCGAGATCGTCCGGGTTCTCGTAGGCGACGCGAAGCCCCACCTCGAGCGCCCGCCGCGAAAGCACTGCGAGGACGAATCCGAGCGCGGCGAGCGGGCCCGAGAGTGCACGGATGCTGTGAGGGCTGCGAACGAGGAGCAAACAGAAAACCGCTCCTTTGAGTCGAGCGATCGGCACCGTCCACGGCCGCCGCCGTCCCACGTCGGCGTTTTCGAACGCGAGCCGCTCGACGGTTTCGACGAACGGGTTCGGAACGACCGCCACGAACAGTCCCGCCGCGAGCGCGAGTAGTCGTCGCATACGGCCTCTACGCGTTCCACCCGCATTAACTGGTCCCACACGTGACGCTCGAAGAGCGACTCGAGCGTCGACGGGATTTTGCTCGTCCTCTCATCCTCGTGGTGGCCGGCAACGACGGGTCCTCTATTCCCTCGTTTGTACCGACGTGCGGGCGTCGAGCAGATGGACACCTTTTCAACACCGTCACACCATCGTTCGGGTGAGACGATTCGATGCCCGAAACATCCGACCGGAAAGACGACCACATCCGAATCATCGAGGAAGAAGACGTAGAGACGACTGGTGCCGGATTCGCCGATATCGACCTCGTCCACGAGGCGTTACCGGAGATCCACCGCGACGAGATCGACACCGCCACGACGCTGTTCGGTCACGAGTTGTCGGCACCGATCGTCATCGAGAGCATGACCGGCGGCCACCCAAACACGACGAAACTCAACCGGGCGCTGGCCGAAGCCGCCCAGGAGACGAACGTCGCCATGGGCGTCGGGAGCCAACGCGCCGGCCTCGAACTCGAGGACGAAGCGTTACTCGAGTCCTACACCGTCGTCCGGGACGTCGCCCCCGATGCCTTCCTCTACGGCAACGTCGGCGCAGCACAGTTGCTCGAGTACGACGTCGACGACGTCGAGCGCGCCGTCGAGATGATCGACGCCGACGCGATGGCGATCCACCTCAACTTCCTGCAGGAGGCCGTCCAACCCGAGGGTGATATCGACGCACGCGGCTGTCTCGAGGCGATCGAACGCGTCACCGAGTCGCTCTCGGTTCCGGTCGTCGTCAAGGAGACGGGCAACGGCATCGCCCGCGAAACGGCACGGCGATTGGCTGATGCCGGCGTCGACGCGATCGACGTCGCTGGACAGGGCGGGACGACCTGGTCGGGAATCGAATCCTATCGGGCGGCGGCCGTCGGCGCGTCGCGACAGGAACACGTCGGCCAGTTGTTCCGCGCCTGGGGCGTCCCGACCGCGGTCAGCACGCGAGAAGCCGCGTCGGTCCACGACTGCGTCATCGCCAGCGGCGGCGTCCGCTCGGGCCTCGACATCGCGAAAGCGATCGCCCTCGGTGCCCGCGCAGGCGGTCTCGCGAAGCCGTTTCTCTCTCCGGCCGCACAGGGAACCGACGCCGTCGTCGACCTGATCGAAACGCTCTCCCTCGAGTTGCGAACGGCGATGTTCGTCACCGGCTCTGCGTCCGTTTCCGACCTCCAATCCGCCGAGTACGTGGTCACCGGTCGAACGAACGAGTATCTCGAGCAGCGACGATCGTAGCTGGAGAATTCACGTATCGCGTCGTATCCGGTTAGGGTGTCTGTTCCTCCGAGTCCACCACGCTCACACACTTTCGAATGAGCCAGATCTGTCGAGTTGGAGCGCTCGAAGAACTAGGTGGTACTCACAGAGCGACCAATCTCGTCGATCTGGTCGGTGACCAGTCGATAGCGGTCGCTTACGGGGTGTAGCGTCAATAAAAGAATTCTTACTGGCGTCCCTTACAGGTCGCGTGGCTGGACCGTCTTCCGGTCGTTTGCTTCGGCACGTCGGGCTGCGTCTTCGAGAAGCTCGTCGACTTCCTCGTCGAGTGCTTCGTAGAAGTCCGAGGCGACGTTCTTGTCATCGAGCGCTTCCTTTACGGCGGCTTTGACGATAAGGTCTGCCATACGATGTACGGATTTCGTGTTACCCAATATAAAGATTTTGGTTGTGGGTCGGAATACGGGGGTTGCAGCGGTTGCGCTGCCCGTTTCGATAGCCGATATCACCGGAAAGTATATGACTAATGAGTCGGGTGCGGTGACCGATCCCCCGTGAGACGGCTCTCGGTGGCTCGCGCGCGCTCAGTGGTGGCTGCAGCGCCCCTACCGGCGGTTGCATGTGTTTACCTCTCTCGGTTGGGCGTGTAGTTGCACTTCTCGCCGCACTACCGACCCCAGTACCATCCTCACGAGACGCGCTCTCGCAGGCTGGTTCTCGGCTTGAGCGACGGTGGCGTGTCGCTCCGTCGTGCGACCCGACGGATTCGAGTATATCCGTTCCCTCACCCCCAATATGCGCGAACTCCTCGAGTCAGTCGCTGACGGTTCACTCTCACCGACGGAAGCAGAAGCAGCGCTCAACGGGTACGTGACCGGTGAGGCTGGCCGATTCGACGCGGCCCGGCGACAGCGACGTGGTATTCCGGAAGCGATCTACGCCGAAGGCAAGTCGGCCCCACAGGTGGTTGCACTCGCCGAAACGGCACTCGAGACCACCGATCGGGCACTGATCACACGAATCAGCGACGAACAATTCGAGGCTCTCGAATCGACGTTCGCCGACTCTGCACCCGACGCGACGCTCGAGCGGTACGGGTCGACGGTTCGCGTCCTCGGTGCCGAGTTCGAACAGCCCTCGCTCGAGGCGACGGTCGGAATCGTCACGGCAGGAACCGTCGACGGACCGGTCGCCGACGAAGCACAGGTCGTCTGTACCGATGCCGGCGCGACGGTCGACCGCGTCGACGACATCGGCGTCGCCGCCCTCAACCGTACGCTCGACCAGGTCGACAGGCTCCGCGATGCCGACACGCTCATCGTCGCCGCTGGCCGCGAGGGGGCACTCCCAACCGTCGTCGCCGGACTCGTCGATACGCCCGTCATCGCGGTTCCCGTCTCGAGTGGCTACGGTCACGGCGGCGACGGCGAGGCCGCGCTGGCTGGGCTGTTGCAGTCGTGTACGGTCCTCTCGGTGGTCAACATCGACGCCGGATTCGTCGCTGGGGCGCAGGCGACGCTCATCGCTCGCGCGATTGACGCTGCTCGAACCGACGATGGCTCTCGCTGAAAATCGAAAATATTCTTCGGAAACCAAAACTTGACTCTGGGAACGGAGAAGCACTTTTGTCCGTTCGGCGAGTAATTGTTCGTACCGGCCCCGCCGGTGTGACCACCACCCAATGCCTACCTGTGATCACTGCGATGCGCACGTCTCCGAGCGCTTCGCACGCGTCTTCGCTGATGAGAACGGCGAAATTCACGCCTGTATCAGCTGTTCGGCCAATGCAGGGATCGCCGAAGCGTCACGAAACCGCGAACGAGGTGCGTAGGCTCGCACCCCTTGCCCGCGTCATCGTCATCGACATCGTCGGTTCCCTCGGTACGAGCACTTTTTAGACTACTAGCACGAGCGAACGCACGATGAGCGAGCGCGAGCGTGAGCACGAAGACGAACGCGAACACGTCGTTTACGTCCTCGAGTGTGCCGATGGGTCGCTGTATACCGGCTACACGACCGACCTCGAGCGGCGAGTCGCCGAACACGATAACGGTGAGGGCGCGAAGTACACGCGCGGTCGGACGCCCGTCGAACTGCGTTATCACGAACGCTACGCCTCTCGGTCGGCCGCGATGTCTCGTGAGTACGAGATCAAGCAACTCTCCCGAAGCCGAAAGGAACGACTCGTCGCACTCAAGTGAACTCGCTTCTGTTCGTTCCGATCAGAGTAGTATTCTTCTCTCAAGTACCAAAAAATAGATATCATTTCCTCTCCTGTCTCGTGCTACATGGAGATCGATTTCGTCGAGGACCTCAAGCAGCCGGAGTATACCGGCGAGAACCGGTGTGAGCCGTGTACACTACTGAATCTCGCGATCGCGGTCGCCGTCGGTTCGCTCGTCGCACGGAAGACGAAACTCGGGGGCGCGCTCGCGATCGTCGTCTCGATTGGACTCATTTACCTTCGCGGGTACCTCGTTCCGGGAACGCCGACCCTGACAAAACGGTATCTACCGCCGGAAGTCTTGCGCTGGTTCGGAAAGGAACCGGAACCCGAACTCGCCAGCGGCGTCGGCGGCATCGATAGCGGTGGTTCCCCATCCAACGACGCTACCGACACGCCTGCAGCGGCCGCTGACTCACCGCCCGAATCCAACGGCGAGTCCAGCGGGGACGACGCACCCGAGGAACCGGTCGAACTCGACCTCGAGACGTTCTTTCTCTCTCACGACGTCCTCGAGCCATGTGCCGACCGCGACGATCTTTGTCTCACCGACGCGTTCGAGGCCGACTGGCTCGACGCGATCGACAAAATCGATACCGCTGGCGTCGATTCTGCCGACGCAATCGCCGCGTTCGGTTTCGAAGAAGACCCCGACGAATTCGATATCGAGTCTCGTGAGGACACTCAGTTGCTCGTCGCCTCACACGGTATCGCCGGCCGCTGGCCGTCCCGGCCCGCACTGATCGCGGATATCGCTGCCAGTGGCGTTCTCGAGGAGTGGACACCCGAGTGGGACGATCAGGGACCAGAAACGAAGGGGCAGGTGCTCAACGGACTTCGAATGTTCCTCGAAACCTGTCCGACGAGCGGCGGCGAGATCAGTATGGATGAGGAGGTCGTCGAATCGTGCTGTAGTTCACACGACGTGATCGCCGTCACCTGCGACGAAACCGGCGAACGACTGTTCGAACAGCGTCTCGACACCGTCGGCGCCTGATTCGGCTGCGATCGATCATCGCCGAATCGGGGGCTGGAACAGGGCGTCGCTTTTTTCGCACCCCACAATGAGACACGGGTATGGAGACGATTCGTTTCGGTACCGACGGCTGGCGGGCGACGTTAGAGGAGTTCACCACACCGCGCGTCCGGATGGTCGGACAGGCCGTCGGGACGTATCTCCGCGACGAGGATCTCGAGGGCTCGGTCGTCATCGGCTACGACGCTCGAGAAACCTCGCGGGGCTTCGCGGAGGAACTCGCTCGCGTGGTGTGTGCGAACGGCTTCGATGTCATCATGCCGGAGCGAGACCGACCGACGCCGCTCGTCGCCCACGCGATCGTCGAGCGGGAGCTGGCGGGAGGACTCGCAATTACGGCCTCGCACAACCCACCAGAGTACAACGGAGTCAAATTCATCCCCGAAGACGGTGCCCCGGCGCTGCCCGAGGTGACGGACGCCATCGCCGACCGACTCGCCGAACCCGATCCGCTCCCCGCCGACGAGCACGGCACCGTTCGCGAAGTCGACCTCACCACACCCCACGCCGACGCGACCGTCGACCGCCTCGAGGAACTCGTCGGTCCCCTCGGCCTCGACGGGCAGACCGTCGCCTACGACGCCATGCACGGGAGCGGCCGCGGGACGACGGACGCACTCCTCGAGCGTGCCGGGGCGTCACTCGAGTGCTTGCGGTGTGAACGCGACCCCGACTTCGGCGGTGGGGCCCCTGAACCTGCCCCGGAGAACCTCGAGGCACTTGCCGACCTCGTCACCGACGACGCGACCGAGCCGACGCTCGGTATCGCGAACGACGGCGACGCGGATCGGATCGCACTTGTCACGCCCGAACGGGGCTATCTCGACGAGAATCTCTTCTTCGCCGCGTTGTACGACTACTTACTCGAGTCGGCCTCGGGTGCGGTGATCCGAACCGTCTCCACGACGTTTCTGATCGATCGGGTGGCCGGAGCGCACGACGAAGCCGTCCACGAGGTTCCTGTCGGGTTCAAGTGGGTCGCACAGGCGATGGCCGATAACGACGCACTCGTCGGCGGTGAGGAATCCGGCGGCTTCACCGTCCGCGGGCACGTCCGCGAGAAAGACGGCGTCATGATGGCTCTGTTCGCGGCCGCGATGGACGCCGAAGAACCGCTGGACGAGCGGGTCGATCGGCTGCTCTCCGAACACGGGACAGTCGTCCAGAACAAACGAAGCGTCGCGTGCCCCGATCACGAGAAATCGCGGGTGCTCTCGGATCTCGAGACCGAAATCCCCGACAGCGTCGCCGGTACCGACGTGGACGACGTCAATACGGCCGACGGGTTCAAACTGCAACTGACCGACGGTTCGTGGCTCCTGATCCGCCCCAGCGGCACGGAGCCGGTGTTGCGAGTGTACGCTGAGGCCACGGATGAGCCCCGCGTCGACGAACTGCTCGGGGCTGGCGAGGGCCTGCTCGAGCCACTCGTCGAGTAACGCTGGCTTTCGAACTCTTCGCAGTCGTCTGAGCGAAGTGAGCACCGCCGTCGAAGGTTCGTGGGGCCGTGTTCGAAGGGTCGACGTCGCGAACGCTCGAGGGCGACATGCACAATCCGGGTACTCGTTTACCCGTCTGGCTTCCGATAGGTTTCCTATGAACACTCACGACCGTGAAGACGCCGCGTACACGGAACTCACGCCCGACTCGTGGCACCAAAACGACGACGGCAACTACTACATCGACTGCCCGGAGTGTGGGTCCGCGGCGACGTTGATGAACGTCGTCTCCCACGGCCGCTGTAACGGCTACCTCGACCAGCGCGAAGACGAAACCGAACTGGACGAGGAGTCGTTCGGGTGCACCGCGAAACTCTGGTTCGAACTCGGGTACGTCTCCGACGCCGACCCCGCTGCGACCGATTCCGACGCCGAACAGTCCGAAGACAGCGTCACCACGGGTGAGGGCGTCCCTGCCGAAGGGTCGCCCGCTGGATCGGACGGCACTGTGGACGACGACTAGGAGTAACACTCGTCGACTCCGTGCGTTGGCTCGTCACGCCAGTGGCCCCGCTCTCGAGTGCGTCGCACGAATCGCGTCAGTGAAAACGACTTGATACTCAGTCCCGGTACCGATTCAGCGCGACCCCGACTCCACCAGCAGCGCCCGCTGCGCCGGTCGTCCCGGCGATACCGAGTTGGGTGGCGGCGACGGCGGAGTCACTCGCCGGCACGCTGTCGATAACCGGTCCCGGCGCGAGCATGCCGCCGAGAATCGAGTCGAAGGTCAGACGGATGTGGCCGAGCCACGGGATGCCAAATCGCGCTTTGCCGGTGACCCACTCGGACTTGACGACGTCACTTTGGCCCTCCTGCGCGCCGTACTGCTGGTCGTAACCCTCGTTCGCGTCACCTTTCGTGATGAATCCATCGTGCTGGGCGGGACACGTGTCGATGTCGTCACAGCTCGTGTCGCCGATGATATCGTCGTCGGCTTTCGTGTCGACCCAGTTTTCGCCCTCTTCGACCCAGAAGTGCGCCCGGTGTATGATCGGCGTCTGGTGTTCCTCGCCGTTCGGCTGGAAGACGATCACGTCACCCGGTTGATCGAACCGCTCGTGGCCGTTCTCTTCACCGTCCTCCAGCGGCACGATACCGGTGTCACCGGCAGGATCGTCGCCAACGAAGCGATCCTGATCGATCACGAAGATGAGGTCT includes:
- a CDS encoding S24/S26 family peptidase, which translates into the protein MSGPNPGDSPDDPPASDDTDGDWTHRRDDAGNDTAEGMGTDSQTNSDDRVTIEDDGIVHWFLKAEEGNVVFARDILSSVAIVAVIGLLLFAVSGIWPPLVAVESGSMEPNMEKGDLIFVIDQDRFVGDDPAGDTGIVPLEDGEENGHERFDQPGDVIVFQPNGEEHQTPIIHRAHFWVEEGENWVDTKADDDIIGDTSCDDIDTCPAQHDGFITKGDANEGYDQQYGAQEGQSDVVKSEWVTGKARFGIPWLGHIRLTFDSILGGMLAPGPVIDSVPASDSAVAATQLGIAGTTGAAGAAGGVGVALNRYRD
- a CDS encoding DUF1931 family protein; this encodes MADLIVKAAVKEALDDKNVASDFYEALDEEVDELLEDAARRAEANDRKTVQPRDL
- a CDS encoding GIY-YIG nuclease family protein — its product is MSEREREHEDEREHVVYVLECADGSLYTGYTTDLERRVAEHDNGEGAKYTRGRTPVELRYHERYASRSAAMSREYEIKQLSRSRKERLVALK
- the fni gene encoding type 2 isopentenyl-diphosphate Delta-isomerase, which gives rise to MPETSDRKDDHIRIIEEEDVETTGAGFADIDLVHEALPEIHRDEIDTATTLFGHELSAPIVIESMTGGHPNTTKLNRALAEAAQETNVAMGVGSQRAGLELEDEALLESYTVVRDVAPDAFLYGNVGAAQLLEYDVDDVERAVEMIDADAMAIHLNFLQEAVQPEGDIDARGCLEAIERVTESLSVPVVVKETGNGIARETARRLADAGVDAIDVAGQGGTTWSGIESYRAAAVGASRQEHVGQLFRAWGVPTAVSTREAASVHDCVIASGGVRSGLDIAKAIALGARAGGLAKPFLSPAAQGTDAVVDLIETLSLELRTAMFVTGSASVSDLQSAEYVVTGRTNEYLEQRRS
- a CDS encoding DUF7563 family protein is translated as MPTCDHCDAHVSERFARVFADENGEIHACISCSANAGIAEASRNRERGA
- the larB gene encoding nickel pincer cofactor biosynthesis protein LarB yields the protein MRELLESVADGSLSPTEAEAALNGYVTGEAGRFDAARRQRRGIPEAIYAEGKSAPQVVALAETALETTDRALITRISDEQFEALESTFADSAPDATLERYGSTVRVLGAEFEQPSLEATVGIVTAGTVDGPVADEAQVVCTDAGATVDRVDDIGVAALNRTLDQVDRLRDADTLIVAAGREGALPTVVAGLVDTPVIAVPVSSGYGHGGDGEAALAGLLQSCTVLSVVNIDAGFVAGAQATLIARAIDAARTDDGSR
- a CDS encoding phosphoglucomutase/phosphomannomutase family protein codes for the protein METIRFGTDGWRATLEEFTTPRVRMVGQAVGTYLRDEDLEGSVVIGYDARETSRGFAEELARVVCANGFDVIMPERDRPTPLVAHAIVERELAGGLAITASHNPPEYNGVKFIPEDGAPALPEVTDAIADRLAEPDPLPADEHGTVREVDLTTPHADATVDRLEELVGPLGLDGQTVAYDAMHGSGRGTTDALLERAGASLECLRCERDPDFGGGAPEPAPENLEALADLVTDDATEPTLGIANDGDADRIALVTPERGYLDENLFFAALYDYLLESASGAVIRTVSTTFLIDRVAGAHDEAVHEVPVGFKWVAQAMADNDALVGGEESGGFTVRGHVREKDGVMMALFAAAMDAEEPLDERVDRLLSEHGTVVQNKRSVACPDHEKSRVLSDLETEIPDSVAGTDVDDVNTADGFKLQLTDGSWLLIRPSGTEPVLRVYAEATDEPRVDELLGAGEGLLEPLVE